The Rhododendron vialii isolate Sample 1 chromosome 1a, ASM3025357v1 region gggtaaaaacaaaaatcaaagctAGATTAATGTAAAGAACAAAAGTACTTACAACATTAATGAAGGATATAAGCCTCAAAACCCTTGAAATCCTTGCTCTCttgaagagagaaggagaactagagaggagaggagaaaagagaggtagagagagaaagtgtaaaATGAAGGATAACCTAATGAAATGAGGTTTGGGGGGTATTTATATGCCCTCAAAAATGGGTTACAAAGGTCCAAAATACCCCCAAGTCAAAGTGCAATCGGGTACAAAAAATCGCAGATTTTTCCAAGTTATACCGGTACCGTGAAATCCCAATACCGATACAGGTCTTGTTTCACAGCAGTTTTGGACCGGGCCTGTCCGAGGTATACAGGTACCACAAATCCTTGGTACCGGTACATCGCTGGCAGACAACTTCCGAATTGTTTCCTTCCTTCCAACGGCCCTTTTGACGTCCCGAGCACTCTTCAACACTTCTTTAAACGCTCTTTGGGACTCGGTGACGGTGTCGCATGGCCTAGGCCCTTTGGATGCTTCCGGGAGTCatccttggcgttcaaacacGCCTTATTTACATGTTTTACTTGAAACTCACAAAAACACAACCTCCGTGCAATATCATCTAAATAAAGCAAGTTACGCACGTGAAAGTAACAAAATTGGGATCGATAAGCCCATTTATTTACACTATCAAAGGCCTATCAGTGTGTGACCCGATCAGTCTTCCCTATCTTCTATTTGGTTCCGATCGGTCCCCCCGGTGAAGTTTTCCCCTTCCCGTCCCAATCAGTCATTTTCCTATCTTCTGTTGGATTCGATCGGTCCCCCCGGTGAAGTTTTCCCCTTCCCGTCCCGATCGATCCTTTTCTTGTTCTCTGTTGGGATTCGATCGGTTCCCCCGGTGAAGTTTTCCCCTTCCCGTCCTGATCGGTCCTTTCTCCTGTCTCCCGGGTATGTTGGTTCTAGTCACTAATTATGTTTCACCTCGCTCATATACTTCCTTTAGTGGTGtcatttcttctttgttttttttcgcACATGGGCACTCTCACCCACATTTCACTCTATTGCAAGCACTAGTCTCGTATTCTTCATCTGTTTCGGCCATCGTTTAATGGGCACGTTCCGTTTAGCTTTTGGTTGCGGTTTGGTTTGAGAAGGCTTTGGTATTGGATGTTGGGTTATTGCGACTCATTGAATGATTACTTGCTTACTAGAGGATGGTTGGGTTATTGCGGCTTGTTGAATAGTTACTTGCTTACTGGAGTCTAATGATAGCTTTGGCTATGGAGGTTTATTGctgagtttgtttttttctttcatatttgTGATAAAACTATTGTAATATTTCTTGTTTCCCTTTTCCTTGTATTATCATGCTTTATATAAATGAAGTTCTCttttatgtcaaaaaaaaaaagagaataatattgaaaattttaacaTAAAGCTcatgcaaatttaaaaaaataaataagtctgtagacaccccaatccggacctcAAATGTTCTTTaaattccccgatgatgaaataaaggaatgATACCTTCTTAAACTTGAATGTGGATTTCCAGAGCCCAAAGAACCCAAGAGCCCAGGACTGGACCTGAACACCGCACGGTATTACCTTCAAAATTGTATAGCATTTTGGGGAAAAGTTTTGACATGTTAAGAAAGTTGTCGGCCACGCTTGTTGGAGCCATAACTGAAAAACGGCTTGGTAGAGAATATAATTTTTAGCCGTCCTAGAAGCCACCTCCCCCATTTGCATTGATATTACTTGGCTCTTACCTATAAATAACACAtccaccaccacccaccaccCCCAGTTGAAAGACACCCCTCCAAGTCCTGAGAAAGTTACTCAAACATTCTTTTgacattctttctctctctacaagaaattctattcttcttttcttccaaaatctAGTAAACTACCAGCTTTGGAACACCATCATTCCGAAGCTTTCAGCCCACACTCACCAATCCTCATTCAAGTTCAAAGCCGAAGGTATAAAGTAAGTTTCCTTGGGCTAAGCTCAGCCTTAGCCCTGAGGGGAGCATTCTGCAGTCCCACTTGACCTCTTCGTATCATGTGTTGactcaaaaactgtttttaaaagcaaagcaaaacaaaaaccagtgaCTGCACTGGAAGTACTACACCATGCGATGTTGTAGCACATTGCACGATGTAGTAGATCCAACGCATGGTGTTCTGCTGATCCTCATTCATTTCGCTTTATTTTGATAGTCCTGATGAAATTCAATCATTTCTAGTTCTTCTAATATTTCTGAGAGATCGTGTAGGTGTGTTTAAGAATGGAGCTTTGTTTAAAGCATGTCTTTTGTCTTCTAAATACTCCATAAAGATTTTAAAGATCATTTTCAATGATCAAGTGTTTCAAAAAGGATTTACAAGCTCTTTTGCAAAAAGTCAGTAGAAATAAAAGGACAAAGGCCTTTTGAATCCCTGGTTTGTTTTAAGAATACAGAGCTGTTCTAAAATAAGCCAGAAGTTATACCATACGATGTTTTGACGAACAATGTACGATGTAGTCAAGTATACCATGCGAGGTTTTCAGTAATAATAGCGAGTTGTAAGTGAAAAGGTACACCGCACGGTGTACCAGAATATCGTGCGAGGTACCTTGGTACACCATGCCGCGTTGCTATGATCAAAACAGATTATTGTTGTACTGCTATTTCATTTCTGCACATCATTCACTTGTTATCTACTGGACAGTAGCACCACGAGTACACCAAAGTGATATATTCAATCCCATGTCCCTTTCCCGTATTAGTTTTATCAAAGTTTAATCTCCAAAATGATATAAAAGTTTTCCCCTTAGAACATGCTAAGTAGAGATTGGTTTTTACCGGGCGAATGGGgtgttttttcaacaaaacattCCTCATTCATATCGTGACTCCCGAATCCAAAATCTTGACATTTTCGCTAATATGAGTTGATTGatgacaaaatttaaaaaataaaatagtttcATAAAAGCTCTGTTTCTTGCACTTCATGCCATTACCCCCAGTCCACCGATCCAAAGATTTGAACCTCTAATCCTCTCACAGTCGCTTTAACCTCAAACAAATGAGCCGTTTGTGTTTACTTTCCGTCTTACTTGTATAATTTATGTTTCATAATGGTCATTGATTGTTGATTGAATTGTGGTGTCACATTATATATAGAATGAACAATAGGTGCATTGGGTGATTTACGAGGTTGGAAAAATCTAGTTGACATTAATATAACAACAATTGGAATAAATTAAGAATGGCAGTGATGATAAGTATGGGCGGCCTATCAGGACCCTCGGGAGAAAGGCGGTCTAAGGGGACCCAACGTTATTTAGAGTAGTAGTCCAGTGGACGGACTCCTGGATAAGGACAGTCGATGGGATTCTAAACATTGAGATGAACGGAACCCTGAGTATGACACGGCATGGTGCTATTTTTGGTCCTGCCATTTCATTTCAGGCACTGACGAAGCTGTATAGGAGCAGTATCAGTACGAGAAAGGTATTGTGGCCGAGGAGGAGAATCACGAGACTTGGATTCCCTACACCTAGCTAGCTAGATTGCTATATTCATTTCTATTTTGATTTCAAGGTTGTAATCGCAATTTTGTGAACTTTAACTCTAAACTGATGTCTGGTCTGTTCTAAACTAAATATTTCGTTGCTTGGATTATTTGGTCTTCATTAATGAAATCTTTTCAATTTGACATAATTATTTTAGAAATTCTTTAATTAATGTCTTCAAAAATCAAGGTGATACATTATTTGATCAAACTAAAGGTGAAAATTGAAAGTTTAAGGAAGAAGTTGTTTGATCAAAATGTCAGAGGCTGAATTAAAATTGATTTGATacgaagacaaaaaaaaaaatgatattgttCAGAATTAttctccttttaatttttgtaacagTTGTTTAAGTGTTTGTCATGGACGAAGAAGGGTATATATATGGTGGAGAGATGGTATTGATGGTGGCAGTGCCTGTTGTGGAGAGATTGATGGTTGTGATTTTGATGATGGTTGTAGCagaggtggtgatggtggtggaaggatGGTGATCacaatggtggtggtgaaaaGATGGTGGTGATAGAGGCAGTGGCAACGCCATAGCCAAGGTTGCGGGGTCCGGCGACCccatgggaattttttttttactactaccATATtgaaattttctaaaaattaatAGATTGACCCTAGGATAATTTTCCCTTCATAGTCGATACAAAACCACAGGCGACATTGTacaaaatgaaaagcaaaacGTGTTTACCACCTCTGTTATCTTTGAGTCTTTGATTCGACCGATCACCGATGAATAACTTTATAAGCTTTGCCCTTTGAAATTTGTATATACTCAAGCTTGATAtgaattgtttgatttttggcAAAGTCTATACAGAATAAGGgttatttgattttttggaaaaataattatATAGACTTTGACGCTATTGACATAGAGACTATCATGCAACgatttcaaaatatgaaatcgCATCAAATGCAATTGTAGAAGTTCTtgtagcttctttttttttttggtcgataACTTATAAGAAAGATTATTAGTATATGCATTTTGATATCTTTTGTGTACAAGTTAAAACACTTGTCGAGTTTTAAATGTGATTTTTGTTGGAAGTATAATTGCCATtattatgttatatttttttcgGTCTTGCAATTGGCAAAGTATTGACGTTTATGACCACATGCTTTGGAATTccttgtcaattgattttgagatagatataaaatttctatatggtatcagagcaaggcccgtttcaccccacattttaaaaattatcaatccacaccccacgatgacagaccaacaaaaagcctgcacgatgataggacccaaaaagtggctaCACGtaacagacctcaaatgcggctgtaCGTAAGaagggatgttaaggaaatagaatcctacattgcttgggagtggatgaggtgatcacttaataacatttgggatctctctactcattgtcaattggttttgagatagaTATAAAGTTTTTACACATAGAGTCGCCACTGGATAGAGGGTGGTGCTAATGTGATGGTAGCGAGTGGTAAAGAGGTTGTTCACTATAACGGTAGAATATGATGGATAGATAAAGAGATGGAGATGGTTGAAGCGCTGGTGGTAGCAGTGAGAGATGGCGGCGGTGCAGTGATAGGGTTGTAACAATGGTGGTGGTTGTAGGACGGTGGTCTTGGTGGTACTGAAGAGATCGTGGTGGCTATGGTTGGTACTGGTGATGACGGTAACTACTGATTGTGCAATCGTGATGGTAAGGAGGTGGGTGATTGCAACAGTGGAAAGTGGCGGAGAGACGAAGGTAGTTGTGGTCTAGCTTGCAAGCTTGCAACTACAATCAAAATCTTGTAACCCAGGGGTAATAATGTAATATTGATCAAGTCTTTAACTCTTCAGACCTCCACTGACTCACTAGTACCTAATGTATGATGTTtttcagaaatgatattggtaccgaacctgtcggtaccgaaatcatagggacggccgcgccgggccgtctccggccaccggacggtcgatccgagccgtccaaaaattctataaaaaaaaaacgagggggcttaTGCGAAAATCAACgcggaatatacatatatacacgaaaaaatggtgctcggatcaagcactttacacacctcggatgccgttgattcccgcgaaagccccctcgttttttttttttagaatttttggacggctcggatcggccgtccggtagccggagacggcccggcgcagccgtccctacgatttcggtaccgacggggtcggtacctgtagcatcactcgatgtttttgtctttcctaaaaaaaaattgacgtttTTAATTTATTCGGATGATGTGACATCAATTGTGGTACACTCTACTAGCACGTAGCAAAGTCTCCGTATTAGTCCAGTTGGTCGGTGAATTTGCTTCTCACACAATTGACCAAGGTTTGATTCATAAGGTCACGACGCAataaagtaatttcttgtgaatttcctAATCCCGCGTAGATGGTCTGCCTTTGACCGGATCAGGGAGAGAATTAGTCAAGATGCACGTAAATTGACTCGAACATCCATGACCGtcgaacgaaaaaaaaaaagaaaaaaagaggcaaGTATGTGGCATCATGTAAGAACTTTTAATTCAACATCCCTGATTCTCTAATAAGACACTCCTTTTTTTATGAATTCATTCCATGTGGATGCAAACAAAGGGTGGTAAGATTCAGCTAATGGGTAATAGTAATACTCATCATCTCAGGATGCAAACAAAGGGAGGCTTTGAAAGCTAAAAAGCGTCTCTTTTGTTGGTGGTGatctttggattcttttttcTCTTGAGGTATACTATATCTCATGCAATAGTAACTGAGATGTAGATGGGTTTGATACGTGCCACCAGTCACCTTTTACAATCGCCTTGGATTCGTACTTCCACCCATTTTCTTTAGCAGAAACTTTTTTCTCAAGAATCTCTTAAGCATATGATGTGATGCCACTGCCAGTCGTTCATGTATATGTGCACACCCGCATGCTCGACTTTGGAACTGAAAAGTACAAAACAGGCACCCCATTAtgctaatctctctctctttttaatgGCCAGATTAACCCATTCTCGGATTGGATTCCAAAAGACACTCGATGAATCCCTTGGAATAACGGGAAAGAAAGCATAAGATAACAAGTCTATGCCCCTTTGAAAGTGAAAGATGATGGGTAAAAGGAGGGAGAGTCTTTTCACATGAAACGGTGAAAGACATTCGTGTGGTTCCTCATGGAACGCAAAATAGAACAGAACCCATTGCAGTCCGATTTGCTGATTATGAATCGTTTATTTTTGTTGGCCTCATTGTGTTTACCATTTACCAAAGAATCAGATCAACTAGACATAAGTATTCATCTGAAAAGCATTTCTATAACAAGAGAAATAGATGGCTAAACTATGACCGTTTGTTTCTCcatagaaaaaaatatgattcgACCAAGACTCGAGCAAATAGCCCAATTGACCTCATTTGTTCCATGGATGACAAACATATTAATGCCTACAAAAGAACAGCTCGAATCGTCAAACAGGACATAGTGAGTCCAAACGAGTAATATCAGGAGAAAAGATAATGATTGGGTAAAGTAAAAGGAAATGTACACacagagaaaagaagaaacagcaaaagaaaagaggatAAGAAAGACACCATGATGTTCCTCTAAACTGATCTAATCTTAAAAATAAGAGTAGCATTCATGAATAGTGAACAAACAAATTCCAAGTCAACGGCGGCCAAGCTACCCAAGCTtgccctttttcttcttgaccAAAATAAACCAATCTTGTGGGGTTCAAAGATACAAAACCAATCTTGAACCTACCACCAACTGCTGCTAATATGAACAAAAGTGTGCCATCGGATGCTCTCTGCTCCCGAGACACAACTATCATCTGATTAATTAGCACATAAGGGTAAATCCAAAAACAACCTTATGCCAATACATGaatcaatgtaattttttttttcaacctaCTCTAAATAACTACCAAGACTCCCCTACTGTATTATGATGATGCCAGAATGACTGTAATGTTGAGCATGAATGGAGAATGAACCGACCAAGGTAGTTAGTAAGCCATTATCTGATGCTGAATCTTTAGTTTCTTTTGAACCAACGTTGCACGATTTTCCTCAATGTCGTTAGCCTTGTGATATGATTCATTTCAAAGTACAGATTAAGTCGATGAGCTCTGTTCAGAAACACTTCTGTTGGCTTGAGAAGCATCAGCCGCTGCTcccactcctcctcctcctcctccgcctcctgGTGCTGATGCTGTTGTAACTCTTACGGGATTCCGTATTCTGTTTTCCATTGGTGTCGAATCTGTCATTCTCCAACGGAGATGAATTAGGTTTCCTGAACGTTTACGTTAAAGGGAAACAATTCAGAATTGATGGGATCGAAATCTACAATTAAAACCTGTTCCTGTTGTAGGAGTTGCGGATGCTGTTGAGGAAGGAAGTGATAGGATGCCTGTGGGACTATATTGCCGAGGCAAATACGGGTATTGTAACATCTGGGGATACTGATTAACTCCAAAACCATGAGCCTGGCTATTCTGTGCATAATTAGCATAGAAAGGGTAGAAATTGGGGTAAATCCCAACTGGGCTTGTTGCGCTCCCAGTGTAGTAAGGTGAGAATTGTTGACCTGCATATGTACCATAATAATTCTGCAAAAATGCCAACCAATTAGATTCCATAACTAATAACAAATTTTAAGTGAAATTGATTACTATGCACAACACATACCGCAGGATACATGGTGTCTTGTGAATATCCAGGGTACCTACAAATTTGCAGACACAACACAAAACCAACATCAGTTTAATAGGGATAATATGCTGAAAAAGGAACTAATTATATGAATTTTCCCATGTATTCTTGCTCACCCATAACCAGAATAAGGGAATGTGTATTGATTTGTGGGTTGATGGACATAAGTCGATGAAGAGCCATGATAAGCAGGAGGAGCCATCAGTCCTGGAGCTGGTCTAAACCTCCCGGTGCCTGCAAATTTTTAAAGTCTGTTAATGATTAGTTTGATATTACAATGCAGGCTATGCAGCTATGACTGTAGACCCAAAACCAAGATTGGTAGTAAATGATTAACCAGTTGATTATAATTTAGGAATATCTGTTGAGGTTTAAACAGAGATGGAAATGCAGTTGGTTTAAAGGACCCATGTGCATCGAATGTATCCGGATATAGCTGTTTCCGGAGTTGTATTTTTGTACTTCGTGTTATATAAATATGGATATCCGAAAAGAATATAACGTGAAAAACTACAAAGATCCAAGGTACATTATCCATTGGAACATCTTTGGAAGAAATCATCACAGAGAATAttcatttccaaaacaaatgCAGATCCTTCTAATATCAATCCAGAATATGGCTGATAAACGAGCCAACGAGCTGACCAACTTATTGTTTAAGCTTAACTTGAAAACTTAAcggagtttaaaaatatgattaagcTTTGATTTGTTTATGAGGTGAGCTTATCTCAGACAAGCCTTAATCGAGCCGACctcgagtagcttgaattttgaaacaTCATGAGTCGAACAAGCTGAGTAGTAATTTattcgagcttggtttgaaagcttaacaaatttcaacaaaaaaaaatatatatggtcAAGTGCGGtttttttatgtaacaaatcaaTCGAACAAGCTTTTAATAAGCGAACACAAGCTCGAACTCGGatagtttaatttgtttatccGGCCTTATTCATAAGGCACATTCATGTCAGTATGTCAAATGTTATCATGATTTGTTGCAGAAAAATGAATATTGGAGAAATACAGACCATGTTGGGTAGGTGGCCGAGTCTTTTGGGCACCGAGTGATGCAAGGTTGCAATTTGCCCTCCTTCCATCTATAACAGGAGATGGGTTTTGACAAGCTCTCGTTGCTGCATCTGGATCCCTAAACGTAACCTACCAAATCAACAAATTAAGATTTCAAAAACCCACCTTCTATCAACAAAAAGGCTTATTACAATTGACAAAGGTTCGATTTTTGAGCTCAGGCTACacaaaagtaatttcttgtaaaCTTCCTAGTCGCAGCGTGATGGTCTATCTTTGATTGGACCGGAAAGGTATCAGTTGGAGTGAGCATAAGTTGACTCGAATCTGAACGttgaaccaaaaaacaaaaaggctaATTACATAGTTTTGCAAATTGGAGGAAAAATTGGACTTACAAAACCATAACCCTTGGATCTGCCAGTATTCTTGTCTGTGATCACAACAGCCTCTTGGATCTCTCCAAACTGCTCAAAATACCGCCTCATTGCATCCCTCTGAGTCTCCCAAGCCAATCCTCCCACAAATATTTTGGTATAAGTTGTGTCGCTGAAATCACCACCCATCATTTGAAACGGCCTTTGTTGAGACATTTGAAAAATAGACGAAAAAATCGGAAACGAGTGAAAACCCAGAACAGAAAAAGCAAAAACCCAGCCCCCAAATCGAGCAAATATAGGGATTCGAACGATGGGTGTGTGTGCGCGTATAGGAAGGAATCAAGCGAAAGGAATTAACAAGGGTTAGCTAAATGTTATGGAGGAGGACTcgtgctcttcttcttcttctgtatATTGTTGTACTAGTGTTTGTTGATGACTCGTGGTTTGTATAACCGTCACTTTTACATTAGCACGTCTTAGATTCCTCGACAACGATACCCGTAACGAGAAAATCATTACTGTTTATGGCAGAGAAAAGCAGTTTGAGAAGACCCTAACAAAAGGATTTTTTATTAACACAAATGCACACAACTTTATACaaggattgagagagagagagagagagagaagatggaggggtgaaggagaaagagagggagaagaaaggAGAGGGGAAATAAATAGTATGGAACTCGtggaaaggagaagaaaggatgaaaaaataattactcctcAGAGAAAGTAAAGATAAAATTGGAGAGAAAGCAGTAGAAAAATTGAATTCATTCTGTTATTTTCACTCCTCTTTCTATAGGAATACAAACAAGAGgagaaaatttttaattttttcttctcttctacaGGTTCCAAATAAAGTTAATTGTATTTGGATTTTCTACAGCACATTTGATGAACTTGACTCACGTTTAGAATATTAGAAAATGTTTATAAAATAGCCTACTGGATCGTCATTAAAGTTGAGAAATTGTACTAAAATGCGTGAAACTATGTGAAAGCGTattgaaaagtataaaaaatgtattgatatgtgtgtattttttttttcattttttttttgactaattGGTGGTGGACTATCAATAAAAGGACCTTTATAacatcatttttttctcttttagaaCTACTTCAATTATTGAAATAAGTTTGTTTTTAAGAGTTTAATGAGAACATCAATCACGCCAAACATTACCTTGATTGGCTATCCATTAATATAAGTTTCAAATACGTTTATCCgtagtggcataatcaaaaacgGATAATCAAAAATATGACAAACTTTTCTTTCTACATAAATGAATTTCGGAAGCGCATCAGCCAATACCTGTTTTTGGAAGTGATTAAAATCCTTAACAAACTCTAACAAAGGAGTGATTTTCAATTACTAAATTAataatctctttcttttttgcttagCACTAAATTGATCTAAAAAAAGCTTACATTGATAGCTAGGAGTAATAAATACTCCAAAAgagatgacaaaaaaaaaaaaggctggtGGAGTGGGCACCCACGACAAAGGGCAGGGCAAGAGCGTCCAATGGAAAAAATGGAGACCGACCTTTTAATGACTTTATCAGCACTTTCTACTATAATAGACCCGATGCATCGTGGGTGGTGTCAGGGTGTGTGGGTCTGTGGATCCAAACACTGCTTCGCTGTACTCGACCCCTTTCATTTCATCCCATTGCCTGTCTGTTCTCATTCAATTACCATTTCTAATCTAGGGTTTCTCATTTCTCCTAGTTCCTTTGACTGGAAATGTAATTCAATTCCGGGCGGGCACCGCTAAGTGGAGCCgcaggacttttttttttttttttttaaccacaCATTGAATATAGGACCCAAGACAAATGTATAGCCGTCTCAAAATGTGGTGAAAAAGAAGTCTCGATCACCATGTAGTGGTACCCCaagggcactgaataatctccTGATTGACTCCCTTCCACCCTCCCTCCTTGTCTAGTTGTCGCTTGGGTTTTGTTCAGCTATGCTCAATTTTCTACAATTGATTtcgaattatttttttaaaagcttgATTAGATATGATTAATGATGATGATATATAGTAATTGAGATGAGTGGGTCGTTGGGTGAAACATGAGATTGTACATAGTTCATGATTAGTTTGTATTATGTTTGATTAGTTTGTATTATGTTTGATTTGGATggaatgaaaaatcattttgaccattagatttttttttttttggtcctttgtTAAT contains the following coding sequences:
- the LOC131307652 gene encoding uncharacterized protein LOC131307652 — its product is MSQQRPFQMMGGDFSDTTYTKIFVGGLAWETQRDAMRRYFEQFGEIQEAVVITDKNTGRSKGYGFVTFRDPDAATRACQNPSPVIDGRRANCNLASLGAQKTRPPTQHGTGRFRPAPGLMAPPAYHGSSSTYVHQPTNQYTFPYSGYGYPGYSQDTMYPANYYGTYAGQQFSPYYTGSATSPVGIYPNFYPFYANYAQNSQAHGFGVNQYPQMLQYPYLPRQYSPTGILSLPSSTASATPTTGTDSTPMENRIRNPVRVTTASAPGGGGGGGGVGAAADASQANRSVSEQSSST